The Neisseria sicca genome includes a window with the following:
- a CDS encoding ferredoxin--NADP reductase, whose protein sequence is MAAFNTQKVLSVHHWTDAYFTFTCTRDESLRFENGQFVMVGLMVDGKPLMRAYSVASANWEEHLEFFSIKVQDGPLTSRLQHLKVGDDVLISKKPTGTLVAGDLNPGKHLYLLSTGTGIAPFLSITKDPEIYEQFEKIILVHGVRYKKDLAYYDRFTKELPEHEYLGDLVKEKLIYYPIVSREDYEHHGRLTDLMVSGKLFEDIGLPKINPQDDRAMLCGSPAMLKDTCKVLDDFGLTVSPKTGVRGDYLIERAFVDQ, encoded by the coding sequence ATGGCAGCATTCAATACCCAAAAAGTATTGTCCGTACACCACTGGACGGATGCGTATTTCACCTTTACCTGCACCCGCGACGAATCGTTGCGCTTCGAAAACGGCCAATTCGTCATGGTCGGATTGATGGTGGACGGCAAGCCGCTGATGCGCGCATACAGCGTTGCCTCCGCCAACTGGGAAGAACACCTCGAATTTTTCAGCATTAAAGTCCAAGACGGCCCCCTGACCAGCCGCCTGCAACACCTCAAAGTCGGCGACGACGTGTTAATCAGCAAAAAACCGACCGGAACCTTGGTTGCCGGCGACCTGAATCCGGGCAAACACCTTTACCTGTTGAGCACCGGTACCGGCATCGCCCCCTTCTTGAGCATCACCAAAGACCCCGAAATTTACGAGCAATTTGAAAAAATCATCCTCGTACACGGCGTGCGCTACAAAAAAGATTTGGCGTACTACGACCGCTTCACCAAAGAATTGCCCGAACACGAATACCTCGGCGACTTGGTTAAAGAAAAACTGATTTACTACCCGATCGTTTCCCGCGAAGACTACGAACACCACGGCCGCCTGACCGACCTGATGGTAAGCGGCAAACTGTTTGAAGACATCGGCCTGCCCAAAATCAACCCGCAAGACGACCGCGCCATGCTGTGCGGCAGCCCTGCCATGCTGAAAGACACCTGCAAAGTTCTGGATGATTTCGGTCTGACCGTCTCCCCGAAAACCGGCGTACGCGGCGACTACCTGATTGAGCGCGCGTTTGTGGACCAATAA
- a CDS encoding SIR2 family NAD-dependent protein deacylase, whose translation MKKCVVLTGAGISADSGLLTFRDAGGLWEGHKVTDVCTPEALARNPKLVIDFYNQRRLQANAAEPNAAHLALVKLAQYYDVHIITQNVDALHEKAGSSKVLHLHGELNKLRSTVDEDEIIEFTGEQTDDVRDSQGNPMRPHIVFFGEQVPMFDAAVEEMRDTDVVMIVGTSMQVYPAASLIHYAPPDAERYLVDPNPQGVGADVEVIPKRAAEGVPALVEYLICRV comes from the coding sequence ATGAAAAAATGCGTTGTCCTGACCGGTGCAGGAATCAGCGCCGACAGCGGGTTGCTGACTTTCCGCGATGCGGGCGGTTTGTGGGAAGGGCATAAGGTGACGGATGTCTGCACGCCCGAAGCCTTGGCGCGTAATCCCAAGCTCGTCATCGATTTCTACAACCAGCGCAGGCTTCAGGCAAATGCCGCCGAGCCGAATGCCGCGCATCTGGCGTTGGTCAAGCTGGCGCAATATTACGATGTGCACATCATTACGCAGAATGTGGACGCGCTGCATGAGAAGGCGGGCAGCAGCAAAGTATTGCACCTGCACGGCGAGCTGAACAAACTGCGCAGCACCGTCGATGAAGACGAAATCATCGAATTTACCGGCGAGCAGACCGATGACGTGCGCGACAGCCAAGGCAATCCGATGCGCCCGCATATCGTGTTTTTCGGTGAGCAAGTGCCGATGTTTGACGCGGCGGTCGAGGAAATGCGCGATACGGATGTGGTCATGATCGTCGGCACATCGATGCAGGTTTATCCGGCAGCTTCGCTGATTCATTACGCGCCGCCCGATGCAGAACGCTATCTGGTCGATCCGAATCCGCAAGGCGTGGGCGCGGATGTCGAAGTGATTCCGAAACGCGCGGCAGAAGGCGTGCCGGCATTGGTGGAGTATTTGATTTGTCGGGTTTGA